The Bubalus kerabau isolate K-KA32 ecotype Philippines breed swamp buffalo chromosome X, PCC_UOA_SB_1v2, whole genome shotgun sequence genome has a segment encoding these proteins:
- the LOC129639234 gene encoding melanoma-associated antigen 10-like: MPVVPTNELCTSEEDLQGQIQAEGPVEAQLLGAEAEDASTPLASLPPVSSSSAAADAETLLMQALNRMTTQLLEFLLLKYGTKEPIFQAEMLNMVLRDNQAHFPVVFRKATQYMQLAFGLDMKEVDHREHIYVMVPTLGLTLNEMQRDEQSIPNAGLLVMVLSLIFLAGDQLSEEKVWGVLSKMGVFPGVEHCIFGEPKELLTQVWVRVGYLQYRQVPYSHPARYEFLWGPRAYAETSKQKVKDFLRKIKGRGPRFFPPRFAEV; encoded by the coding sequence ATGCCTGTGGTCCCAACAAATGAGCTCTGCACTTCTGAGGAAGACCTTCAGGGCCAAATCCAGGCCGAGGGCCCAGTGGAGGCGCAGCTCCTGGGGGCTGAGGCGGAGGATGCCTCAACCCCTCTGGCCTCCTTGCCTCCAGTCTCATCTTCCTCTGCCGCTGCAGATGCGGAGACCTTGCTTATGCAGGCTCTGAATAGGATGACGACTCAACTACTGGAGTTCCTGCTCCTCAAGTATGGCACCAAGGAGCCGATTTTCCAGGCTGAAATGCTGAATATGGTCCTCAGGGATAACCAGGCCCACTTCCCAGTGGTCTTCCGTAAAGCCACACAGTACATGCAGCTGGCCTTTGGCCTGGATATGAAAGAGGTAGACCACAGAGAGCACATCTATGTCATGGTCCCCACCCTGGGCCTCACCCTCAATGAGATGCAGAGGGATGAGCAGAGCATACCAAACGCTGGCCTCCTGGTGATGGTCCTGAGTCTGATTTTCCTAGCAGGGGACCAGCTCAGTGAGGAGAAGGTCTGGGGAGTGCTCAGCAAGATGGGGGTATTTCCTGGGGTAGAACACTGCATCTTTGGGGAGCCCAAGGAGCTGCTGACCCAAGTGTGGGTGCGGGTGGGATACCTGCAGTACCGGCAGGTGCCTTACAGCCACCCTGCTCGTTACGAGTTCCTGTGGGGTCCCCGGGCCTATGCAGAGACCAGCAAGCAGAAAGTCAAGGACTTTCTGCGCAAGATCAAAGGAAGGGGTCCCAGGTTCTTCCCACCCCGGTTTGCAGAGGTgtga